In Xiphophorus maculatus strain JP 163 A chromosome 15, X_maculatus-5.0-male, whole genome shotgun sequence, the following are encoded in one genomic region:
- the LOC111611358 gene encoding hairy/enhancer-of-split related with YRPW motif protein 2-like isoform X2, which produces MKRPCEESSPAERERLPAGDPVGRASPAAQLMARKRRRGIIEKRRRDRINGSLSELRRLVPTAWEKQGSAKLEKAEILQMTVEHLRTLQAGGTGQQEALALDFLSLGFRECVNEAFCYLSAMEPLDSCNALRRRLLAHLSYCAAQRDAAAMTARLQPRPPPYSHWVATLRPPPFGPDGGAPQRPVELLQHDVTSSSPSPSSSSSSSSLLPPPLTAPLFSFPFALPFLPSSSSSQPPHPPWSSEVGAL; this is translated from the exons ATGAAGCGGCCGTGTGAGGAGAGCAGCCCGGCGGAGCGTGAGAGGCTTCCTGCGGG GGATCCGGTCGGACGCGCGTCTCCGGCGGCGCAGCTGATGGCGAGGAAGCGGCGCAGAGGG ATCATCGAGAAGCGGCGCAGGGATCGGATCAACGGCAGCCTGTCGGAGTTACGGCGACTCGTCCCGACGGCCTGGGAGAAACAG GGTTCTGCTAAACTGGAGAAAGCCGAGATCCTGCAGATGACCGTGGAGCATCTGAGGACGCTGCAGGCGGGAGGCACAG GTCAGCAGGAAGCGCTGGCGCTGGACTTCCTGTCTCTGGGCTTCAGGGAGTGTGTGAACGAAGCGTTCTGCTACCTGAGCGCCATGGAGCCCCTGGACTCCTGCAATGCGCTGCGGCGCCGCCTGCTGGCCCACCTCAGCTACTGCGCGGCCCAGCGGGACGCCGCCGCCATGACGGCCCGCCTGCAGCCCCGCCCTCCCCCTTACAGCCACTGGGTGGCGACGCTGCGCCCGCCGCCTTTCGGACCGGATGGCGGCGCCCCCCAGAGGCcggtggagctgctgcagcacgATGTGACCTCCAGCTCACCttcaccttcctcctcctcttcctcttcctccctgctGCCCCCTCCTCTCACCGCCCCCCTCTTCTCCTTCCCCTTCGCTCTGCCcttcctcccctcctcctcttcctcacagcCCCCCCACCCACCCTGGAGCTCCGAGGTGGGGGCCttatga
- the LOC111611358 gene encoding hairy/enhancer-of-split related with YRPW motif protein 2-like isoform X1, giving the protein MKRPCEESSPAERERLPAGDPVGRASPAAQLMARKRRRGVGRPALRRVRRPGASDAPSVSCRFQIIEKRRRDRINGSLSELRRLVPTAWEKQGSAKLEKAEILQMTVEHLRTLQAGGTGQQEALALDFLSLGFRECVNEAFCYLSAMEPLDSCNALRRRLLAHLSYCAAQRDAAAMTARLQPRPPPYSHWVATLRPPPFGPDGGAPQRPVELLQHDVTSSSPSPSSSSSSSSLLPPPLTAPLFSFPFALPFLPSSSSSQPPHPPWSSEVGAL; this is encoded by the exons ATGAAGCGGCCGTGTGAGGAGAGCAGCCCGGCGGAGCGTGAGAGGCTTCCTGCGGG GGATCCGGTCGGACGCGCGTCTCCGGCGGCGCAGCTGATGGCGAGGAAGCGGCGCAGAGGGGTAGGTCGGCCGGCGCTTCGCCGCGTCCGGAGGCCCGGCGCCTCCGACGCTCCTTCAGTTTCCTGTCGGTTCCAGATCATCGAGAAGCGGCGCAGGGATCGGATCAACGGCAGCCTGTCGGAGTTACGGCGACTCGTCCCGACGGCCTGGGAGAAACAG GGTTCTGCTAAACTGGAGAAAGCCGAGATCCTGCAGATGACCGTGGAGCATCTGAGGACGCTGCAGGCGGGAGGCACAG GTCAGCAGGAAGCGCTGGCGCTGGACTTCCTGTCTCTGGGCTTCAGGGAGTGTGTGAACGAAGCGTTCTGCTACCTGAGCGCCATGGAGCCCCTGGACTCCTGCAATGCGCTGCGGCGCCGCCTGCTGGCCCACCTCAGCTACTGCGCGGCCCAGCGGGACGCCGCCGCCATGACGGCCCGCCTGCAGCCCCGCCCTCCCCCTTACAGCCACTGGGTGGCGACGCTGCGCCCGCCGCCTTTCGGACCGGATGGCGGCGCCCCCCAGAGGCcggtggagctgctgcagcacgATGTGACCTCCAGCTCACCttcaccttcctcctcctcttcctcttcctccctgctGCCCCCTCCTCTCACCGCCCCCCTCTTCTCCTTCCCCTTCGCTCTGCCcttcctcccctcctcctcttcctcacagcCCCCCCACCCACCCTGGAGCTCCGAGGTGGGGGCCttatga